One genomic region from Arthrobacter pigmenti encodes:
- a CDS encoding sigma-70 family RNA polymerase sigma factor, whose product MHSTMDPERVEEPVGSVEQDLETYRRELTGYCYRMLGSGSEAEDAVQETMIKAWNGRDSFGGRSSTRTWLYRVAHNVCIDMLRSPQRRARPMELGPSTPTSEAVLGAPLPEGVFVQPIADGKVIDLTADPADVALARESIRLAFIAALQHLPPLQRSVLILCEVLAWKASEAAALLEQTVAAVNSALQRARKTLAARRGPSLMSTMDSRHSVLLEQYVEAFETYDIDRLVSLLRDDAVLSMPPFNLWLSGPEDCAAWFLGKGIVCKDSRLLPVMVNGTAGFGAYHFVEPGLWEPFAVQVIETREGKIVGHHNFLYPELFPAFGLPEKVDER is encoded by the coding sequence ATGCACTCCACGATGGACCCGGAGCGGGTGGAAGAGCCGGTCGGATCGGTCGAGCAGGACCTTGAAACCTACCGGCGGGAACTGACCGGTTACTGCTACCGCATGCTGGGCTCCGGATCGGAAGCGGAAGACGCGGTCCAGGAGACCATGATCAAGGCGTGGAACGGCCGGGACTCATTCGGCGGACGCTCTTCCACCCGGACGTGGCTCTACAGGGTCGCCCACAACGTATGCATCGACATGTTGCGCAGCCCGCAGCGGCGCGCGCGCCCGATGGAGCTCGGACCGTCGACACCCACGTCCGAAGCCGTGCTGGGCGCGCCATTGCCGGAGGGCGTCTTCGTGCAGCCCATCGCGGACGGGAAGGTTATCGACCTGACAGCCGATCCGGCCGACGTCGCGCTCGCAAGGGAATCGATCCGGCTCGCTTTCATTGCGGCGCTGCAGCACCTGCCGCCCCTGCAACGCTCGGTCCTGATCCTGTGCGAGGTTCTGGCATGGAAAGCAAGTGAGGCTGCGGCCCTCCTGGAACAGACCGTGGCGGCTGTGAACAGCGCGCTGCAGCGCGCACGGAAGACGCTGGCAGCCCGGCGCGGGCCGTCGTTGATGTCCACTATGGACAGTCGGCACTCGGTTCTGCTCGAACAGTACGTCGAGGCCTTCGAGACCTACGACATTGACCGGCTGGTGTCGCTACTGCGCGATGACGCCGTCCTGTCCATGCCTCCGTTCAACCTGTGGCTCAGCGGGCCGGAGGACTGCGCGGCCTGGTTCCTGGGCAAGGGAATCGTCTGCAAGGACAGCAGGCTCCTGCCCGTTATGGTGAACGGCACCGCGGGGTTTGGTGCCTACCATTTTGTCGAGCCCGGCCTCTGGGAGCCCTTCGCCGTCCAGGTCATCGAAACGCGCGAGGGAAAGATAGTCGGCCACCACAACTTCCTCTACCCGGAACTGTTTCCGGCGTTCGGACTACCGGAGAAAGTGGACGAGCGCTAG
- the prpB gene encoding methylisocitrate lyase → MLYSSVTPGQKREVLRAGLRSGRIQQFPGAFNPLSARLIEDKGFDGVYISGAVLANDLGLPDIGLTTLTEVATRAGQIARMTDLPALVDADTGFGEPMNVARSVQELENAGLAGCHIEDQFNPKRCGHLDGKNVVDVDTAAKRIRAAADARRDANFLIMARTDIRGTDTLAAAQDRAKALVDAGADAIFPEAMRDLSEFEAIRSAVDVPILANMTEFGKSELFTLTDLESAGVNMVIYPVTLLRSAMGAAERTLETIKADGTQKAAVGSMQTRARLYELVDYEAYNRFDASVFNFKVPGGH, encoded by the coding sequence ATGCTGTATTCCTCGGTTACGCCCGGGCAGAAGCGGGAGGTCCTGCGTGCCGGGCTCCGCAGCGGCCGGATCCAGCAGTTCCCCGGCGCGTTCAACCCGTTATCGGCGCGCCTGATCGAAGACAAGGGCTTCGACGGCGTCTACATCTCCGGTGCAGTGCTCGCCAACGACCTCGGCCTGCCCGATATCGGATTGACCACTCTCACTGAGGTGGCAACGCGGGCCGGGCAGATCGCCCGGATGACCGATCTACCCGCCCTCGTCGACGCTGACACAGGCTTCGGCGAGCCCATGAACGTAGCGCGGTCCGTGCAGGAGCTCGAGAACGCCGGTCTCGCCGGCTGCCACATCGAAGATCAGTTCAACCCGAAGCGTTGCGGGCACCTCGATGGGAAGAACGTGGTCGACGTCGATACCGCCGCAAAGCGCATACGTGCCGCCGCGGATGCACGGCGGGACGCCAACTTCCTGATCATGGCTAGAACGGACATCCGCGGTACGGATACGCTCGCGGCCGCCCAGGACCGTGCCAAGGCTCTTGTTGATGCGGGAGCAGACGCCATTTTCCCCGAAGCCATGCGCGACCTGTCAGAATTCGAGGCCATCCGCAGCGCCGTCGACGTGCCGATCCTGGCGAACATGACCGAGTTCGGCAAGAGCGAGCTGTTCACCCTGACTGACCTGGAATCAGCCGGGGTGAACATGGTGATTTACCCCGTTACCCTCCTGCGTAGTGCGATGGGGGCGGCGGAGCGTACGCTGGAGACGATCAAGGCCGACGGCACCCAAAAGGCCGCGGTCGGCTCGATGCAGACCCGCGCCCGGCTCTATGAGCTGGTCGATTACGAGGCGTACAACCGGTTCGATGCCTCGGTGTTCAACTTCAAGGTGCCTGGCGGGCACTGA
- a CDS encoding cation:dicarboxylate symporter family transporter — protein MAKTPAQAASAAAKPRKRIDKTHTLYIAVIAAVILGAVLGLVAPEVAVAMKPIGTAFIGLIKMMIAPIIFCTIVLGIGSIAKAATVGKVGGLALGYFMLMSTFALGIGLVVGNIVQPGSGLDISNASYDESALAESEGTVDFLLGIIPDTLLSSLTGTSILQTLFVALLVGFALQKMGSAGKPILRGIGHIQALVFRILIMVMWLAPIGAFGAIAAVVGETGVQAIVSMFTLMAAFYVTCIIFIVVILGGLLKLVTGVNIFKLMKYLGREYLLIFSTSSSEAALPRLIAKMEHLGVSKPVVGVTVPTGYSFNLDGTAIYLTMASLFVASALGTPLALGEQISLLIFMIIASKGAAGVTGAGLATLAGGLQSHRPNLVDGVGLIVGIDRFMSEARALTNFTGNAVATLLIGTWTKEIERGQVDEVLAGNLPFDESTMSAGHFEDAHADTAEDGAETKTDIAEAHLDGREGERVGATR, from the coding sequence ATGGCGAAGACGCCAGCACAGGCTGCCTCAGCAGCAGCCAAGCCACGGAAAAGGATCGACAAGACCCACACGCTCTATATCGCTGTCATTGCGGCAGTCATCCTCGGTGCAGTCCTCGGGCTGGTCGCGCCGGAAGTCGCAGTCGCGATGAAGCCGATTGGCACAGCGTTCATCGGGCTCATCAAGATGATGATCGCGCCGATCATCTTCTGCACCATCGTGCTCGGCATCGGGTCGATCGCCAAGGCGGCGACAGTCGGCAAAGTCGGCGGCCTCGCACTTGGATATTTCATGCTCATGTCGACCTTCGCGCTCGGCATCGGTCTCGTCGTCGGAAACATTGTGCAGCCCGGGTCCGGACTCGATATCTCCAACGCCTCCTATGACGAATCCGCGCTCGCCGAGTCCGAGGGCACCGTTGACTTCCTGCTCGGGATCATCCCGGACACGCTGCTCTCATCACTGACGGGCACCAGCATCCTGCAGACCCTCTTCGTTGCGCTGCTGGTCGGTTTCGCGCTGCAGAAGATGGGATCTGCCGGTAAGCCGATCCTCCGCGGTATCGGGCACATCCAAGCCCTGGTCTTCCGGATCCTCATCATGGTCATGTGGCTGGCGCCCATCGGAGCGTTCGGTGCGATTGCCGCCGTCGTCGGGGAAACCGGGGTCCAGGCGATCGTGAGCATGTTCACTCTGATGGCCGCCTTCTACGTAACGTGCATCATCTTCATTGTTGTGATCCTGGGCGGACTGCTGAAGCTCGTCACCGGCGTCAACATCTTCAAGCTGATGAAGTACCTCGGTAGGGAATACCTGCTGATCTTCTCGACCTCGTCTTCCGAGGCGGCGCTGCCCCGCCTGATCGCGAAGATGGAGCACCTGGGTGTCTCGAAGCCGGTTGTCGGCGTCACGGTTCCCACCGGCTACTCCTTCAACCTGGACGGCACCGCGATCTACCTGACGATGGCCTCACTGTTCGTTGCATCAGCCCTCGGCACGCCGCTTGCCCTCGGCGAGCAGATCTCGCTGCTGATCTTCATGATCATCGCTTCCAAGGGCGCAGCCGGCGTCACCGGTGCAGGCCTGGCCACTCTGGCAGGCGGACTGCAGTCGCACCGGCCGAACCTGGTGGACGGTGTTGGTCTGATTGTCGGCATTGACCGCTTCATGTCCGAAGCACGCGCACTGACCAACTTCACCGGCAACGCCGTCGCCACCCTGCTGATCGGCACCTGGACCAAGGAGATTGAGCGCGGCCAGGTGGACGAGGTGCTGGCAGGAAACCTCCCATTCGACGAATCGACCATGAGCGCCGGCCACTTCGAGGACGCCCATGCGGACACAGCCGAAGACGGCGCCGAGACGAAGACCGACATCGCCGAAGCGCACCTCGACGGGCGCGAAGGGGAGCGCGTAGGCGCGACCCGCTAG
- a CDS encoding MmgE/PrpD family protein — MVEHHQVRVYRSDENLPRTGQLAWKIAEVAADPVGVDEDVTDMVINRIIDNASVAVASLNRAPIIAARAQAGSHPVSANGRGAAVFGIDEKSSPEWAAWANGVAVRELDYHDTFLAADYSHPGDNIPAILAVAQHTGTSGADLLRGIATGYEIQVDLVKAICLHKHKIDHVAHLGPSAAAGIGTLLGLDVETIFQAVGQALHTTTATRQSRKSEISTWKAHAPAFAGKMAIEAVDRAMRGQTSPTPIYEGEDGVIAWMLDGPDARYEVPLPAAGEAKRAILDTYTKEHSAEYQAQAWIDLARRLHGSHPEVTDPEQVSSIRIHTSHHTHYVIGSGANDPQKYDPTASRETLDHSIPYIFTVALQDGAWHHVDSYTPERAGRPDTVELWRKVTTVEDAEWTRRYHSLDISEKAFGGRVEITLNDGTVVTDEIAVADAHPLGARPFAREQYIAKLRTLAAGVVDDAEVERFLDVVQRLPQLAPGELDQLNLTAAAGVLTAEAPKGLF; from the coding sequence ATGGTTGAGCACCACCAAGTCCGTGTCTACCGCAGCGACGAGAACCTGCCCCGTACCGGCCAGCTCGCCTGGAAGATCGCTGAGGTAGCGGCCGACCCCGTTGGCGTCGACGAAGATGTCACCGACATGGTGATCAACCGGATCATCGACAATGCTTCCGTGGCAGTTGCGTCGCTGAACCGCGCGCCGATCATCGCTGCCCGCGCGCAGGCGGGAAGCCATCCGGTTTCGGCCAACGGACGCGGCGCCGCCGTCTTCGGGATCGATGAGAAGTCAAGCCCTGAGTGGGCCGCCTGGGCCAATGGCGTAGCCGTCCGGGAACTGGACTACCACGACACCTTCCTCGCCGCCGACTATTCACACCCCGGTGACAACATCCCCGCCATCCTCGCGGTGGCCCAGCACACCGGGACCTCCGGTGCAGACCTGCTGCGCGGCATCGCCACCGGGTATGAGATCCAGGTGGACCTCGTCAAGGCGATCTGCCTGCACAAGCATAAGATCGACCACGTCGCCCACCTGGGCCCATCAGCGGCGGCCGGCATTGGTACACTGCTTGGCCTCGACGTCGAAACCATCTTCCAGGCGGTTGGCCAGGCCCTGCATACGACGACGGCAACCCGGCAGTCGCGCAAGAGCGAGATTTCCACGTGGAAGGCGCACGCCCCCGCCTTCGCCGGCAAGATGGCCATTGAAGCCGTAGACCGGGCGATGCGCGGCCAGACCTCCCCCACCCCGATCTACGAGGGTGAAGACGGAGTCATCGCCTGGATGCTGGACGGTCCGGACGCCCGGTACGAAGTGCCGCTGCCTGCGGCCGGCGAAGCGAAGCGCGCCATCCTGGACACCTACACCAAGGAACATTCCGCGGAGTACCAGGCGCAAGCCTGGATCGACCTTGCCCGGCGCCTCCACGGCTCCCACCCGGAGGTCACGGATCCGGAACAGGTCAGCAGCATCCGGATCCACACCTCGCACCACACCCATTACGTCATTGGATCCGGTGCCAACGACCCGCAGAAGTATGATCCGACCGCATCCCGGGAAACGCTCGACCACTCCATCCCGTACATCTTCACCGTCGCTCTCCAGGACGGCGCTTGGCACCATGTGGACTCCTACACGCCGGAACGCGCGGGCCGGCCCGACACCGTCGAGCTATGGCGGAAGGTCACTACAGTGGAGGACGCCGAATGGACCCGGCGCTACCATTCACTCGACATCAGCGAAAAGGCGTTCGGGGGTCGCGTGGAAATCACGCTGAACGACGGCACTGTGGTCACGGACGAGATCGCGGTCGCTGACGCCCACCCGCTGGGAGCCCGCCCGTTCGCCCGCGAACAGTACATTGCCAAGCTGAGGACGCTCGCCGCCGGAGTCGTCGACGATGCCGAGGTGGAACGCTTCCTCGACGTAGTCCAGCGCCTCCCACAACTCGCTCCCGGTGAGCTCGACCAGCTGAACCTGACGGCGGCCGCCGGAGTCCTCACGGCCGAGGCGCCGAAGGGGCTGTTCTAG
- a CDS encoding FCD domain-containing protein has protein sequence MRASDRAYETLRSDIIEWRLSPGTVLGELEQSARLGVSRTPLREALSRLTAEGLTAAHRGRGVVVSDISLEKISELFAVRISLDCTAATLAAERSDQDIFNTLTIRFETASTLISSSSGEQHEYYRLVAELDSAIDAAAANPYLLQAQKQLRTHLSRVRRLARDDAARLLASAAEHAQIARSIAQGNADLASASTKVHLHNSLQYLLAARIDPGSTTRKETAHG, from the coding sequence GTGCGAGCGAGTGACCGCGCCTACGAAACCCTTCGGTCGGACATCATCGAGTGGCGTCTGAGTCCCGGCACTGTCCTCGGAGAACTCGAGCAGTCCGCAAGGCTCGGCGTATCCCGAACCCCCCTGCGTGAAGCCCTCTCCCGGTTGACCGCGGAAGGCTTGACCGCCGCTCACCGGGGTCGCGGCGTCGTCGTAAGTGACATTTCTTTGGAGAAGATTTCTGAACTGTTCGCCGTTCGAATCTCACTTGACTGCACGGCAGCTACCCTCGCCGCAGAGCGGAGCGACCAGGACATTTTCAACACGCTGACAATTAGGTTCGAGACCGCATCCACGCTGATCAGCAGCTCGTCCGGCGAACAACACGAGTACTACAGGCTGGTTGCCGAACTTGACTCAGCCATCGACGCAGCAGCCGCGAATCCCTACCTGCTGCAGGCCCAGAAGCAACTTCGCACACATCTGTCGCGTGTGCGCCGGCTCGCCAGGGACGACGCCGCCCGACTGCTCGCCTCAGCGGCCGAACATGCGCAGATCGCCCGCTCCATCGCCCAGGGGAACGCCGATCTCGCCTCAGCGTCCACCAAAGTACATCTCCATAACAGCCTCCAGTACCTGCTGGCTGCCCGGATCGACCCAGGATCCACAACCCGAAAGGAAACCGCCCATGGTTGA
- a CDS encoding VOC family protein, with protein MTSVFINLPVKDLQKSKDFYTSFGWSLNPAFSDDNAGSIVVSENIYIMILTHDHFRQFTDKEIADTTTTSAVLNAISVDSPEEIDELVEKALAAGGTEGKPQDYGFMRSRTFADPDGHSWEILWMDPIAQTGDWAAVQEKYPQEA; from the coding sequence GTGACCAGCGTATTCATCAACCTCCCCGTGAAGGACCTGCAGAAGTCGAAGGACTTCTACACCAGCTTCGGTTGGTCGCTGAACCCGGCGTTCAGCGACGACAACGCCGGATCCATCGTTGTGAGCGAGAACATCTACATCATGATCCTGACCCACGATCACTTCAGGCAGTTCACCGACAAGGAGATCGCCGACACCACAACGACGTCGGCGGTGCTGAACGCGATCAGCGTCGACTCCCCCGAGGAAATTGACGAGCTCGTGGAGAAGGCATTGGCGGCCGGCGGCACCGAGGGCAAGCCGCAGGACTACGGCTTCATGCGCTCCCGCACCTTCGCGGACCCGGACGGCCACTCCTGGGAGATCCTCTGGATGGATCCGATCGCGCAGACCGGGGACTGGGCGGCTGTGCAGGAGAAGTACCCGCAGGAAGCCTGA
- a CDS encoding NUDIX domain-containing protein, translated as MAPRRVALCFLFRESTTGREVLLGLKRSGFGTGRIVALGGGIESGETPAEAAVREAAEEAGVVVGVADVKELGRVRWRFPAAPLLDMDAVIFTADRFSGEAVPSEEIDPAWYPVGAVPWEGMWEDAQRWLGHVLRDEPLDVTVTLNSDNATVRTAVFGEHTA; from the coding sequence ATGGCCCCTCGCCGCGTTGCGCTCTGTTTCCTGTTCCGTGAATCGACGACAGGACGCGAAGTGCTGCTCGGCCTCAAACGCTCGGGCTTTGGCACCGGACGGATTGTGGCGCTGGGTGGCGGCATCGAATCCGGTGAAACGCCCGCCGAAGCAGCGGTGCGTGAAGCAGCGGAGGAGGCCGGGGTCGTCGTTGGTGTAGCTGATGTGAAAGAGCTCGGGCGCGTGCGTTGGAGATTTCCTGCGGCGCCGCTGCTGGACATGGACGCGGTCATCTTCACCGCTGATCGATTCTCCGGGGAAGCAGTGCCCAGCGAGGAAATCGACCCCGCGTGGTATCCGGTGGGGGCTGTTCCCTGGGAGGGAATGTGGGAGGACGCCCAGCGCTGGCTGGGTCACGTACTGCGCGATGAACCGTTGGACGTCACCGTTACCCTCAACTCCGACAACGCGACGGTACGCACGGCAGTCTTCGGAGAGCACACCGCCTAG
- a CDS encoding bifunctional 2-methylcitrate synthase/citrate synthase — protein sequence MTETQIHKGLAGVTVDTTSVSKVNPESNSLLYRGYPVQELAAEVSFENVAWLLWHGELPTETEAKSFRTFERSHRALADNVKAAIDLLPLTCHPMDVGRTAVSVLGANHPKAEDSSPEAELEKATELFAAFPAVVAYDQRRRRGLDAVGPREDLGYAANFLWMTFGEEAAPEVVDAFNTSMILYAEHSFNASTFTARVITSTLADLHSAVTGAIGALKGPLHGGANEAVMHTFEEIGIREDESTQEAAARAKAWMDDALAQKKKVMGFGHRVYKSGDSRVPTMKAALDDMIKHYGRPEILGLYEGLETAMQEAKGIKPNLDYPAGPTYHLMGFDTEMFTPLFIAARITGWTAHIMEQRASNSLIRPLSAYEGQDERHLS from the coding sequence ATGACAGAAACCCAAATCCACAAGGGCCTCGCGGGCGTCACCGTGGACACCACGTCGGTGTCCAAGGTCAATCCGGAGTCGAACTCCCTTCTCTACCGGGGTTATCCGGTGCAGGAGCTGGCCGCCGAAGTCAGCTTCGAGAACGTCGCCTGGCTTCTGTGGCACGGCGAATTGCCCACTGAGACGGAAGCGAAAAGCTTCCGGACCTTTGAACGCTCCCACCGCGCGCTTGCAGACAACGTCAAAGCGGCCATTGACCTGCTGCCCCTGACCTGCCATCCGATGGACGTCGGCCGAACCGCCGTGTCCGTGCTGGGCGCCAACCATCCCAAGGCGGAGGACTCCTCCCCCGAGGCGGAATTGGAGAAGGCGACTGAGCTGTTTGCCGCGTTCCCCGCCGTCGTCGCCTATGACCAGCGCCGCCGGCGCGGCCTCGACGCGGTGGGCCCGCGTGAGGATCTGGGCTACGCCGCGAATTTCCTCTGGATGACGTTTGGCGAGGAGGCTGCTCCGGAGGTCGTGGACGCGTTCAACACGTCCATGATTCTGTATGCCGAGCACTCATTCAATGCCTCCACCTTCACGGCAAGGGTCATCACCTCCACACTTGCGGACCTGCACTCGGCCGTCACCGGAGCGATCGGGGCCTTGAAAGGGCCCCTGCACGGTGGGGCGAACGAGGCCGTGATGCATACGTTCGAGGAGATCGGCATCCGCGAGGACGAGTCCACCCAGGAAGCCGCTGCACGTGCCAAGGCCTGGATGGACGATGCGCTGGCGCAGAAGAAGAAGGTCATGGGCTTCGGCCACCGCGTGTACAAGAGCGGTGACTCCAGGGTGCCGACCATGAAGGCTGCACTGGACGACATGATCAAGCACTATGGCCGCCCGGAGATTCTCGGACTCTACGAGGGCCTTGAGACAGCGATGCAGGAGGCGAAAGGCATCAAGCCGAACCTTGACTATCCCGCCGGTCCCACCTACCACCTCATGGGATTCGATACCGAAATGTTCACTCCGCTCTTCATCGCCGCCAGGATCACCGGGTGGACCGCCCACATCATGGAACAGCGGGCTTCGAACTCATTGATTCGTCCGTTGAGCGCCTATGAAGGACAGGACGAGCGCCACCTCTCATAA
- a CDS encoding sensor histidine kinase — translation MKRWSLARQFFVGQLVFVLALTSTISWVLYLDAEENTFDAASQRMLAVATTFANDPFVLNAVQSPNPSTVLQPYAAQVMDELGVDFVTIMDTDRTRYTHRNESEIGGEYIGSVDQALAGDSHVEVFTGTLGPSVRAIVPVLTNDDDVTALVSAGVTVDTVSIARNAQLPLVWLIALGALTAGTIVSLLLSRHLRRATLGLGTEQLSRMFVFYDSVLHSVRDGLVLTNPRGELVLYNDQAAALLNLPPAVPGHPRHAADVGLPPSISDLLTSGRRASGEFHVTDDRVLVVNQEPAVPDAAAKPLGTVTTIRDHTELEALSDEVQTMRTLTGALRAQTHEHANRLHTIVSLIELDRRAEALEFATKDLEQSQQLTDEVVAAIDEPFITALLVGKAAQANERGLRLAIDVAGRLETQGMDPRDLVTIIGNLLDNAFDAAASSQNRAVTLSIGTAQADPGTIIIDVADSGAGLTDAEQEEIFTLGFSSKGAAGARGLGLALVRQAVNRLGGTVRVANDDGAHFTVSLPTAGSEGRKADAHG, via the coding sequence ATGAAGAGGTGGAGCCTTGCCCGCCAGTTCTTTGTGGGGCAACTCGTCTTCGTGCTCGCGTTGACCTCGACAATCTCCTGGGTCCTCTATCTGGACGCAGAGGAGAACACGTTCGACGCGGCCTCGCAGCGGATGCTCGCGGTAGCGACGACCTTCGCCAATGATCCGTTCGTCCTGAACGCCGTGCAGAGCCCCAATCCGAGCACGGTACTGCAGCCCTACGCGGCCCAGGTCATGGATGAACTGGGCGTGGACTTCGTGACGATTATGGATACCGACCGCACCCGCTACACGCACCGCAACGAAAGTGAGATCGGCGGAGAGTACATCGGCTCGGTCGATCAGGCGCTCGCCGGCGACTCGCATGTGGAAGTCTTCACGGGGACGTTGGGCCCGTCGGTCCGGGCCATCGTTCCCGTCCTAACGAACGACGACGACGTCACTGCCCTCGTCTCGGCCGGCGTGACCGTGGACACGGTGTCCATTGCCCGTAATGCCCAGCTTCCCCTGGTCTGGCTGATTGCCCTTGGCGCGTTGACGGCGGGCACGATCGTGTCACTGCTGCTCAGCCGTCACCTGCGCCGGGCAACGCTAGGCCTCGGGACAGAACAGCTTTCGCGCATGTTCGTGTTCTACGACTCTGTGCTCCACTCCGTCCGGGACGGGCTGGTTCTGACGAACCCGCGGGGTGAACTGGTGCTGTACAACGATCAGGCCGCAGCCCTGCTCAATCTCCCGCCTGCCGTTCCCGGCCACCCCAGGCACGCCGCCGACGTCGGGCTGCCGCCGTCCATCAGCGACCTGCTCACGAGCGGGCGCCGTGCGAGCGGGGAGTTCCACGTTACGGACGACCGCGTGCTGGTGGTCAACCAGGAGCCCGCTGTCCCCGACGCCGCCGCCAAACCGCTGGGTACGGTGACCACCATCCGTGATCACACCGAACTTGAGGCGCTGTCCGATGAGGTGCAGACCATGCGCACCCTGACGGGTGCCCTGCGCGCCCAGACGCATGAGCATGCGAACCGGCTTCACACAATCGTCTCCCTGATCGAGTTGGACCGCCGTGCGGAAGCCCTCGAGTTCGCGACCAAGGACCTGGAGCAGTCTCAGCAGCTCACCGACGAGGTGGTCGCTGCGATCGATGAGCCGTTCATTACCGCGCTGCTCGTCGGCAAAGCGGCCCAGGCGAATGAGCGTGGCCTTCGCCTGGCCATCGACGTTGCCGGAAGGCTGGAGACCCAGGGCATGGATCCCAGGGACCTGGTCACCATCATCGGGAACCTGCTGGACAACGCGTTCGACGCCGCAGCCTCCTCGCAGAACCGCGCGGTCACGCTGTCCATCGGGACCGCGCAGGCGGACCCGGGAACAATCATCATCGACGTAGCCGACAGCGGGGCAGGCCTGACCGATGCCGAGCAGGAAGAGATCTTCACCCTCGGCTTCAGTTCCAAGGGCGCTGCAGGCGCTCGCGGGCTGGGGCTGGCGTTGGTCCGCCAGGCGGTGAACAGGCTGGGCGGCACCGTCAGGGTAGCCAACGACGACGGCGCCCACTTCACGGTGAGCCTGCCCACCGCAGGATCAGAGGGGCGGAAGGCTGACGCCCATGGTTGA
- a CDS encoding alpha/beta fold hydrolase translates to MNIILVPGFWLDASSWSEVTPPLIEAGHAVHPLTLPGLEGQDAPRAGIGLRTHIDAVVSVVDGIDGQVVLVGHSGGGAIIHGVVDARPDRVVRAVYVDSGPLGEGGVINDELPADGEEIPLPPWDVFDDADLTDLDDALRKDFRQRAIPQPRRVACDQQTLRNERRYDVPATVIACEFPSAMLVEWIAQDHPYVAELGRIRDVEYVDLPTGHWPQFTKPAELGAAILTAVERNG, encoded by the coding sequence ATGAATATCATTCTGGTTCCCGGGTTCTGGTTGGACGCTTCATCGTGGTCGGAGGTCACGCCGCCGCTCATTGAGGCAGGGCACGCCGTGCATCCGTTGACATTACCTGGCCTTGAGGGGCAGGACGCCCCGCGCGCAGGCATCGGGCTGCGAACACATATCGATGCGGTGGTCTCCGTTGTGGACGGCATCGACGGTCAGGTAGTGCTCGTGGGGCATTCAGGCGGTGGCGCGATCATCCACGGAGTTGTGGATGCACGTCCGGACCGCGTGGTCCGGGCCGTTTACGTGGACAGCGGTCCGCTTGGCGAAGGCGGCGTCATCAACGACGAACTTCCCGCTGACGGCGAAGAGATACCGCTGCCGCCGTGGGACGTGTTCGATGATGCAGACCTGACTGATCTTGACGACGCGCTGCGGAAGGACTTCCGACAGCGGGCCATTCCCCAGCCGCGCCGAGTTGCCTGCGATCAGCAGACACTCCGCAACGAACGCCGCTACGATGTTCCCGCTACTGTCATCGCATGCGAATTTCCCTCGGCAATGCTGGTGGAATGGATCGCTCAGGACCACCCCTACGTGGCTGAACTCGGGCGCATCAGGGACGTCGAGTACGTGGACCTTCCCACGGGGCACTGGCCCCAGTTCACCAAACCCGCCGAACTGGGAGCTGCGATCCTGACGGCGGTGGAACGAAACGGATAA
- a CDS encoding response regulator yields MVENAGELPIRVLVVEDDPIAAEAHALYVQRLNGFELAGTAGTGSEALAMLRRGREPGAGVVGGIDLVLLDMNLPDLHGLDIIRRIRGSGSAVDVIAITAVRDLAVVRSAISSGIVQYLIKPFTYSAFSEKLGNYRQFRDSLHAQASSTTQSEVDNALAALRPPSQGSLPKGLSDETLRAVVSFLSSAKEPVSAVEVASSLELSRVTARRYLEYLADSGSARRMPRYGTRGRPELEYTWSR; encoded by the coding sequence ATGGTTGAGAATGCGGGGGAACTCCCCATCCGGGTGCTCGTGGTCGAAGACGATCCGATCGCTGCCGAGGCCCATGCGCTGTACGTGCAGCGCCTCAACGGATTCGAGCTTGCCGGCACGGCAGGTACCGGTTCGGAGGCGCTGGCTATGCTGCGCAGGGGGCGCGAGCCGGGCGCCGGCGTCGTCGGCGGTATTGATTTGGTGCTGCTCGACATGAACCTGCCCGACCTGCATGGGCTGGACATCATTCGCAGAATTCGGGGCTCGGGCAGTGCCGTCGACGTCATTGCGATCACCGCAGTGCGGGACCTGGCCGTGGTCCGGTCGGCGATCTCCTCGGGCATTGTGCAGTACCTGATCAAGCCGTTCACCTATTCGGCGTTCAGCGAGAAACTGGGTAACTACCGGCAGTTCCGGGACAGTCTCCACGCGCAGGCGTCGTCGACCACCCAGTCCGAAGTCGACAACGCCCTTGCGGCACTGCGCCCGCCCTCGCAGGGCAGCCTTCCGAAGGGGCTTTCCGACGAGACCCTGCGCGCCGTCGTGTCCTTCCTCTCCTCAGCGAAAGAACCGGTGTCGGCGGTGGAGGTCGCCTCCTCGCTGGAGCTGTCCCGCGTCACGGCGCGCCGGTACCTTGAGTACCTCGCCGACAGCGGGTCCGCACGGCGCATGCCGCGCTATGGAACCAGGGGCCGGCCCGAGCTTGAATACACCTGGAGCCGCTAA